A window of the Streptomyces sp. NBC_01351 genome harbors these coding sequences:
- a CDS encoding GMC family oxidoreductase, whose product MGDSPHYDVVIIGSGAGGGTLAHRLAPSGKRVLILERGDYLPRERDNWDSTAVFVKGKYRAPEFWLDKHGDEFPPEVNYYVGGNTKFYGAALFRLRPEDFGELRHHDGLSPAWPIRYEDLEPYYTEAEHLYLVHGRHGEDPWEGPYSAQYAYPPVEHEPRIQQLSDDLEKRGMHPFHLPIGVNLSQDENGRATESSVCIRCDRVDGFPCLVRGKSDAQVICVEPALRHPNVEMITNSRVVRLETDPTGRSVSTVLTRSEDGVEASYSADIVVVACGAVNSAVLLLASANDRHPRGLANSSDVVGRHYMRHNNLALMAISKEPNDTKFQKTLALHDWYLGADDWDYPLGGIQMLGKSDSDQIHGEAPRWAGAVTPDMPFEVMAHHAVDFWLCGEDLPLPDNRVTVDGDGTIRLVLDEKNNMAGLKRLRHKLQGMLGHLGMHEHQLLSRSIYLHKGMPIGATAHQAGTVRFGDDPATSALDVNCKAHDLDNLYVVDTSFFPSIGAVNPSLTAIANALRVGDHLVERLS is encoded by the coding sequence GTGGGCGACTCCCCGCACTACGACGTCGTCATCATCGGTTCGGGCGCCGGCGGCGGTACGCTCGCCCACCGGCTCGCCCCGTCCGGCAAACGGGTACTCATCCTCGAACGCGGTGACTACCTCCCCCGCGAGCGGGACAACTGGGACTCCACCGCCGTGTTCGTGAAGGGCAAGTACCGTGCCCCGGAGTTCTGGCTGGACAAGCACGGCGACGAATTCCCGCCCGAGGTCAACTACTACGTCGGGGGAAACACCAAGTTCTACGGCGCCGCCCTCTTCCGGCTGCGGCCCGAGGACTTCGGGGAACTCCGCCACCACGACGGGCTGTCGCCGGCCTGGCCGATCCGGTACGAGGACCTGGAGCCCTATTACACGGAGGCCGAGCACCTCTACCTGGTCCACGGACGCCACGGCGAGGACCCGTGGGAAGGGCCGTACAGCGCGCAGTACGCCTACCCGCCGGTCGAGCACGAGCCACGGATCCAGCAGCTGAGCGACGATCTGGAGAAGCGGGGCATGCACCCGTTCCACCTGCCCATCGGCGTCAACCTGAGCCAGGACGAGAACGGGCGGGCGACCGAGTCCAGCGTCTGCATCCGCTGCGACCGCGTGGACGGCTTCCCCTGCCTGGTACGCGGCAAGTCGGACGCCCAGGTCATCTGCGTGGAGCCTGCCCTGCGGCATCCGAACGTCGAAATGATCACCAATTCCCGGGTGGTCCGGTTGGAGACCGACCCGACCGGACGTAGCGTCAGCACGGTCCTGACGCGGAGCGAGGACGGGGTCGAGGCCTCTTACTCCGCGGACATCGTGGTCGTCGCCTGCGGGGCGGTCAACTCGGCGGTTCTGCTGCTGGCCTCGGCCAACGACCGCCACCCCCGGGGGCTGGCCAACAGTTCCGATGTGGTCGGCCGGCACTACATGCGCCACAACAACCTTGCGCTGATGGCCATTTCGAAGGAGCCCAACGACACCAAGTTCCAGAAGACCCTGGCCCTGCACGACTGGTACCTCGGTGCCGACGACTGGGACTACCCGCTGGGCGGCATCCAGATGCTCGGCAAGTCGGACTCCGACCAGATCCATGGTGAGGCGCCCCGTTGGGCGGGTGCCGTGACCCCCGACATGCCCTTCGAAGTCATGGCCCACCACGCGGTCGACTTCTGGCTGTGCGGCGAGGACCTTCCCCTCCCCGACAACCGGGTCACCGTCGACGGCGACGGCACCATCCGTCTCGTGCTCGACGAGAAGAACAACATGGCGGGGCTGAAGCGCCTGCGGCACAAACTCCAGGGCATGCTCGGCCATCTGGGGATGCACGAGCACCAGCTCCTGTCGCGCAGCATCTACCTCCACAAGGGCATGCCGATCGGCGCCACGGCGCACCAGGCCGGCACCGTACGATTCGGCGACGACCCAGCCACATCCGCGCTGGACGTGAACTGCAAGGCCCACGATCTCGACAACCTGTACGTGGTCGACACGAGCTTCTTCCCGAGTATCGGCGCGGTCAACCCGTCCCTCACGGCGATCGCGAACGCCCTGCGGGTGGGCGACCACCTGGTGGAACGGCTGAGCTGA
- a CDS encoding cyclase family protein yields MTDDAFRALYEELRDRSPRPPGDRRGTLGHLTSERVVAAAAEVRSGLTVSLAAPIETLPGPDNPDPAHHRMIAPAAGETGAGGLHFARDRFAMNVHGDADSHLDALCHVLFDGELYNGVPASTVTPEGARALSVEVVWDGIVGRGVLLDVPRLRGVPWLEPGDHVTADDLTAAEAAQGVRIRPGDMLFVRVGHRLRRRELGAWNAARARAGLHPTAVRFLAERQVSVLGADGNHDTAPSAVAGIDFPVHVLAMHAMGLHLMDYLQFEDLTETCARTGRWSFLCVIAPLRLPSATGSPVNPIAVL; encoded by the coding sequence ATGACCGATGACGCCTTTCGTGCGTTGTACGAGGAGCTGCGCGACAGGAGCCCGCGTCCCCCGGGCGACCGGCGCGGTACGCTCGGCCACCTGACGTCCGAGCGGGTGGTGGCCGCCGCCGCCGAGGTCCGCTCCGGACTCACGGTGTCCCTGGCCGCGCCCATCGAAACCCTGCCCGGCCCGGACAATCCCGACCCCGCACACCACCGGATGATCGCCCCCGCCGCCGGTGAGACCGGTGCCGGCGGGCTGCACTTCGCCCGCGACCGGTTCGCGATGAACGTGCACGGGGACGCGGACAGTCATCTCGACGCGCTGTGCCATGTGCTGTTCGACGGGGAGCTCTACAACGGCGTGCCGGCGAGCACCGTGACGCCCGAGGGAGCCCGTGCGCTCTCCGTCGAGGTCGTCTGGGACGGAATCGTCGGCCGTGGCGTGCTCCTGGACGTTCCGCGGCTGCGGGGCGTGCCCTGGCTGGAGCCAGGGGATCACGTGACCGCCGATGACCTGACCGCGGCTGAGGCGGCCCAAGGGGTCCGGATCCGGCCGGGGGACATGCTGTTCGTACGAGTGGGGCATCGCCTACGGCGCCGGGAGCTCGGGGCGTGGAACGCCGCGCGGGCCCGGGCCGGCCTTCATCCCACGGCCGTGCGGTTCCTGGCCGAGCGGCAGGTCTCCGTGCTGGGCGCGGACGGTAACCACGACACCGCCCCCAGCGCGGTGGCCGGGATCGACTTTCCCGTGCACGTGCTGGCCATGCATGCCATGGGACTGCATCTGATGGACTACCTGCAGTTCGAGGACTTGACCGAGACGTGCGCACGCACGGGCCGGTGGTCGTTTCTGTGCGTGATCGCGCCGCTCCGGCTCCCGTCGGCCACCGGCTCGCCCGTGAACCCGATCGCCGTTCTGTGA
- a CDS encoding gluconokinase, GntK/IdnK-type gives MARHHVREPMRGPPHEPEALGTKVPATVVLVTGVAGSGKSTVALLLADRLGWAHRDADDFHTPANRARMAAGEALTDEDRRPWLAALEAWIDRRIAAREPAVVACSALKRAYRDQLAGGRPEVRLVHLHGSRQLIRSRLLSRHGHFFPAELLDSQFADLQEPEPDEHACVVGVDQPPEAVVAAVVAQLYAVPTEEPHMPPTASGEQWRLRHGAQAAVVVELGGALRHYEVGGRPLLDGFAADERITGGRGQLLVPWPNRVDGGRYRFGAEDLQLPLTEPENNNAIHGLLRWVAWQLLARSEDAVTVGTVLFPQPGYPYQLEVAAEYRLGREGLETTVTTTNVGDAAAPYGVGQHPYLTVGTELVDTALLTVPARHRLSTDEHGLPTGEEPVDGTAYDFRIARPIGEQRLDTAYTGLDRDPAGHCVVRLVHPSGLRGIDVRLLEGIRYVQVYTGDTLSEPGRRRRGVAIEPMSCPADAFRSGTALTVLEPGGSHVFRWGLAPWGSW, from the coding sequence ATGGCGCGTCACCACGTGCGCGAGCCCATGCGGGGACCGCCGCACGAGCCGGAAGCCCTCGGCACGAAGGTGCCCGCAACCGTGGTGCTCGTGACAGGCGTGGCGGGGTCGGGGAAGTCCACGGTGGCGCTGCTGCTGGCCGACCGGCTCGGCTGGGCGCACAGGGACGCCGACGACTTCCACACCCCGGCGAACCGGGCCAGGATGGCGGCCGGCGAGGCTCTGACCGACGAGGACAGACGCCCGTGGCTGGCTGCCCTCGAGGCATGGATCGACCGGCGGATCGCAGCGCGGGAACCCGCTGTCGTGGCTTGTTCCGCGCTCAAGCGCGCCTACCGGGACCAACTGGCCGGGGGACGGCCCGAAGTACGTCTGGTCCATCTGCACGGTTCACGGCAACTCATCCGCTCCCGGCTGCTGTCCAGGCACGGCCACTTCTTCCCCGCAGAGCTGCTGGACAGTCAGTTCGCCGACCTCCAGGAGCCAGAGCCCGACGAGCACGCCTGTGTGGTGGGCGTCGACCAGCCCCCGGAAGCCGTTGTCGCAGCCGTCGTCGCCCAGCTCTACGCCGTACCGACCGAGGAGCCGCACATGCCCCCCACAGCATCAGGAGAACAGTGGCGGCTGCGCCACGGTGCGCAGGCGGCGGTGGTGGTCGAGCTGGGCGGCGCCCTGCGCCACTACGAGGTGGGCGGGCGGCCGCTTCTGGACGGATTCGCCGCCGACGAGAGGATCACCGGCGGACGGGGGCAGCTTCTCGTGCCCTGGCCGAACCGGGTGGACGGCGGGCGCTATCGGTTCGGGGCTGAAGACCTGCAACTCCCGCTGACCGAACCGGAGAACAACAATGCGATCCACGGGCTCCTGAGGTGGGTGGCGTGGCAGCTGCTCGCCCGCAGCGAGGACGCGGTCACGGTGGGCACCGTCCTCTTCCCTCAGCCTGGATACCCTTACCAGCTGGAGGTCGCCGCCGAGTACCGGCTTGGCCGGGAGGGGCTCGAGACCACCGTCACCACCACCAACGTGGGGGACGCGGCCGCACCCTACGGCGTGGGCCAGCACCCCTATCTGACCGTGGGCACCGAATTGGTGGACACCGCGCTGCTGACCGTGCCGGCCCGCCACCGGCTCAGTACCGACGAACACGGCCTGCCGACCGGTGAGGAGCCGGTCGACGGCACGGCGTACGACTTCCGCATCGCCCGGCCCATCGGCGAGCAACGACTGGACACCGCCTACACGGGGCTCGACCGGGACCCCGCCGGCCACTGCGTGGTTCGGCTGGTGCACCCTTCGGGGCTCCGCGGCATCGACGTACGGCTCCTCGAGGGCATCCGGTACGTGCAGGTCTACACCGGGGACACGCTGTCGGAGCCCGGGCGGCGTCGGCGCGGCGTCGCCATCGAGCCGATGTCCTGTCCGGCCGACGCCTTCCGCAGTGGCACGGCGCTCACCGTCCTGGAACCGGGCGGCAGCCACGTCTTCCGGTGGGGCCTGGCCCCGTGGGGGTCCTGGTGA
- a CDS encoding chloride channel protein, whose amino-acid sequence MTASDPRPAGPGGGTQPEEADRLRELLRSPGYLKALVFCALIGVPVSLVAFWFLVALHKLEHLMWGDLPEALGWGAPPWWWPLPLLLVAGAAVGLVVTHLPGAGGHIPASGLHTGGITPRALPGVILAAVISLPLGATLGPEAPLIALGGGLALLFRDLARVPATAKSTALLGAAGAAAAVAVIFGNPLIAGVMLIEVAGVGGPQLFAVMLPALLSSGVGSLVFTGFGRWTGFSATSLSVKVGVPAPRLDAGDVVWAVLMAVAIGVVVHLIMGGGRMTARFVAKRPVVHTTLSALAAGACAAVYALTTGRSPADVASSGQATLSRMAADPHSWGVGALIAVLLCTGVAYSLCLGSLRGGPVFPSLFLGCAVGVLLAPLPGLGVVPGMAAGMAAATTSALRLPVSSIVLVVLVLGSVAMVPVVILAAVVAFVTTQLLPPGSAVPPVGKPAEPQTAHPPAAGPSGSA is encoded by the coding sequence ATGACGGCGTCGGATCCGCGCCCCGCGGGGCCTGGCGGGGGGACACAACCCGAAGAGGCGGACCGGCTGCGTGAACTGCTGCGCAGCCCCGGCTATCTGAAGGCGCTCGTGTTCTGTGCCCTCATCGGTGTTCCGGTGTCGCTGGTGGCTTTCTGGTTCCTGGTCGCACTCCACAAGCTGGAACACCTGATGTGGGGCGATCTACCTGAGGCTCTGGGGTGGGGCGCCCCGCCGTGGTGGTGGCCGCTGCCGTTGCTGCTCGTGGCCGGCGCGGCCGTCGGGCTCGTGGTCACCCACCTGCCCGGCGCCGGAGGCCACATCCCCGCCTCGGGACTGCACACGGGCGGGATCACGCCGCGGGCCCTGCCCGGCGTGATCCTCGCCGCCGTGATCAGTCTTCCCCTCGGAGCCACGCTCGGACCGGAGGCGCCGTTGATCGCCCTCGGCGGCGGCCTGGCCCTGCTCTTCAGGGATCTGGCGCGGGTGCCGGCGACCGCCAAGAGCACGGCACTCCTGGGCGCGGCAGGAGCAGCGGCTGCAGTCGCGGTGATCTTCGGAAATCCGCTCATCGCGGGGGTGATGCTCATCGAGGTGGCCGGGGTGGGCGGGCCACAGCTGTTCGCGGTCATGCTGCCCGCGCTCTTGTCGAGCGGGGTGGGCTCACTCGTGTTCACCGGCTTCGGCCGCTGGACCGGATTCAGTGCGACCAGCCTCTCGGTGAAAGTGGGCGTGCCCGCTCCGCGGCTCGATGCCGGAGACGTGGTCTGGGCGGTCCTGATGGCAGTGGCCATTGGTGTCGTCGTTCATCTGATCATGGGAGGGGGCCGGATGACCGCGCGGTTCGTCGCGAAGCGTCCCGTCGTCCATACGACCCTGTCTGCCCTGGCAGCAGGCGCCTGCGCCGCTGTGTACGCGCTCACCACCGGCCGGTCGCCCGCGGACGTGGCGTCTTCCGGCCAGGCGACGCTGAGCCGGATGGCCGCCGATCCGCATTCCTGGGGGGTCGGGGCCCTGATCGCCGTACTGCTCTGCACGGGAGTGGCCTACTCGTTGTGCCTGGGCAGCCTGCGAGGCGGCCCGGTGTTCCCCTCGCTGTTCCTGGGCTGCGCCGTGGGCGTGCTGCTCGCGCCCCTGCCGGGCCTGGGGGTCGTACCGGGAATGGCCGCGGGCATGGCGGCCGCGACGACCAGTGCCTTGCGGCTGCCGGTCAGCAGCATCGTGCTCGTCGTCCTGGTGCTCGGCAGCGTCGCCATGGTTCCCGTGGTGATCCTGGCGGCCGTCGTGGCTTTTGTGACGACCCAGTTGCTGCCGCCCGGATCCGCCGTTCCACCGGTGGGCAAACCCGCGGAACCGCAGACCGCGCATCCCCCTGCCGCCGGCCCGTCCGGCTCCGCCTGA
- a CDS encoding QsdR family transcriptional regulator, translating to MPSDDRYLSTRGPWNSRTSRTYVITRIGESFVYADLITGDEPDATKPAAAVAALLR from the coding sequence GTGCCATCGGACGACAGGTACCTTTCGACTCGGGGGCCATGGAACTCCCGGACCTCGCGTACATACGTCATCACCCGCATCGGCGAGTCCTTCGTATACGCGGATCTGATCACCGGCGACGAACCCGACGCGACCAAACCGGCGGCTGCCGTCGCCGCACTGCTGCGCTGA
- a CDS encoding VOC family protein: MPRDIAHLHHVGHVVSDMTRAVELYRRLGFHVPPPSVPALAPREAAAPEPFGAANTHADLARNFIELVTPVEPGITKGLPPDARIVPLQVPADTLPLVLSRIEATSAQLSGWRDRFEGLHILMFSSPDVDGAADRLTAAGVGHGGVNTVGRPVETPNGMRTELVRYLEIDGAPEGRVGVVAHLDPEFQHTRHLEHPNGAQDLVEAVLCVPEGQLPLVRERYEQYLDRPISTEGPVTLLTRADLSDLLPGEVPPALPAFVACTVAVPDIARVRALLAENGLPVRETARGEPFVPAEAALGAALIFREI; encoded by the coding sequence ATGCCTCGCGACATCGCGCACTTACATCACGTTGGCCACGTCGTCAGCGACATGACACGGGCCGTAGAGCTCTACCGGCGGCTCGGATTTCACGTCCCGCCGCCCAGTGTGCCGGCGCTGGCCCCCCGCGAGGCTGCCGCGCCAGAGCCCTTCGGTGCGGCGAACACCCATGCCGACCTCGCCCGAAATTTCATCGAGTTGGTGACCCCGGTGGAGCCCGGGATCACGAAGGGCCTCCCACCCGACGCCCGGATCGTTCCGCTCCAGGTGCCCGCGGACACACTCCCCCTGGTCCTGTCGCGGATCGAGGCGACCAGCGCGCAGCTCAGCGGATGGCGTGATCGCTTCGAAGGGCTTCACATCCTGATGTTCTCCTCGCCGGACGTGGACGGCGCGGCTGACCGGCTCACCGCTGCCGGCGTCGGACACGGCGGGGTGAACACCGTCGGCCGACCTGTCGAGACCCCCAACGGCATGCGCACTGAACTCGTCCGCTACCTGGAGATCGACGGTGCGCCGGAAGGCCGGGTCGGGGTCGTTGCCCACTTGGACCCGGAATTCCAGCACACCCGTCACCTCGAGCACCCCAACGGCGCCCAGGACCTCGTCGAGGCGGTGCTGTGCGTACCGGAGGGACAACTCCCCCTCGTTCGCGAGCGGTACGAGCAATATCTGGACCGCCCGATCTCCACGGAGGGGCCGGTGACCCTCCTGACCCGGGCCGACCTTTCGGATCTGCTGCCAGGTGAGGTTCCGCCCGCGCTCCCGGCGTTCGTCGCCTGCACGGTTGCCGTCCCCGACATCGCTCGCGTGCGCGCGCTGCTTGCGGAGAACGGACTGCCCGTACGCGAGACGGCGCGAGGGGAGCCGTTCGTGCCGGCCGAAGCGGCCCTCGGTGCAGCTCTGATCTTCCGGGAAATCTGA
- a CDS encoding TetR/AcrR family transcriptional regulator — protein sequence MGRPPRQLVTREAIMGTALALVDEEGADALSTTRIAARLGVKGPALYNHVSGRDEIIDGMRDLIVAEMDLAPGIRPWTAALDSWARSYRAAFAAHPRVVPLLVGRPVRSVAALQAYAEAFAVLREAGWPEEHLLPIVRCVEYYLIGSALDLAAPDHVLPPGEEPPPGLEPLLNPPPDLRELAFEAGLAALTRGFERTLADLREHAGGLPGLRREPDAARSGRSV from the coding sequence ATGGGCAGGCCTCCGCGGCAGCTGGTCACACGCGAGGCCATCATGGGGACCGCGCTCGCGCTGGTCGACGAGGAGGGAGCCGACGCCCTGTCGACCACCCGGATCGCGGCCCGGCTGGGTGTCAAGGGACCGGCGCTGTACAACCACGTCTCCGGCCGCGACGAGATCATCGACGGAATGCGGGACCTCATCGTCGCCGAGATGGACCTCGCCCCCGGGATCCGCCCCTGGACGGCCGCCCTGGACAGCTGGGCCCGCTCCTACAGAGCGGCCTTCGCCGCCCACCCCCGCGTCGTCCCCCTGCTCGTCGGCCGGCCGGTGCGCTCCGTCGCGGCCCTCCAGGCCTATGCGGAGGCTTTCGCCGTGCTACGGGAAGCCGGCTGGCCCGAGGAGCACCTTCTCCCGATCGTGCGCTGCGTCGAGTACTACCTCATCGGCTCCGCCCTCGACCTCGCCGCCCCGGACCACGTACTGCCGCCGGGCGAGGAGCCCCCGCCCGGACTCGAACCCCTGCTGAACCCTCCTCCGGACCTCCGCGAGCTGGCCTTCGAGGCCGGTTTGGCTGCGCTGACCCGGGGGTTCGAGCGGACCCTGGCCGACTTGAGGGAGCATGCGGGCGGACTTCCGGGGTTGCGGCGTGAGCCAGACGCCGCACGGTCCGGTAGGTCGGTCTAG
- a CDS encoding amidase yields the protein MEYAEYRSHDAVGLAQLVAAGEVSPSELLEVAIDRAEAVNGRLNAIVRPMHEIARERAKEPLAGPFAGVPFLIKDLMQDYAGLPTGSGNRALRHHAVGEHSAVVSRWLDAGLVVFGKTNTPEFGSKGITEPEVNGPTRNPWDLTRTPGGSSGGSAAAVAAGIVPVAGANDGGGSIRIPAACCGLFGLKPGRGVVPAGPNAAEHLQGAATDGVVSRSVRDSAAMLDVLTAQHDPGGPYLHARPDLPYAELARRAPERLRIGFSTRSPVGTVVHPDAVAAVEDAARLLAHLGHEVEPAEPDIDQRRLAFDFLDMWCTQVAHTMDEIRKLPGVRPGDFELDTHLLAAAGRAMKAPHYYAAHERWNTYSRQLASYHSRYDLLLTPTIARPAVRIGELDTPRPVQAVARVLKRLGLLGALAGTKAWEQAVIANLAATPYTQLANITGRPAMSVPTYRTSDGLPLGVQFVGPLGGEATLLALAAQIEADRPWAHLEPAV from the coding sequence ATGGAGTACGCCGAGTACCGCAGCCACGATGCCGTCGGGCTGGCTCAGCTGGTTGCCGCAGGCGAGGTCTCACCGTCCGAACTGCTCGAGGTCGCGATAGACCGGGCCGAAGCCGTCAACGGCCGACTGAACGCGATCGTCCGGCCGATGCACGAAATCGCCCGCGAGCGGGCGAAGGAGCCGCTGGCCGGGCCGTTCGCGGGAGTTCCGTTCCTGATCAAGGACCTGATGCAGGATTACGCAGGACTGCCCACCGGCAGCGGCAACCGGGCGCTGCGGCACCATGCCGTCGGCGAGCACAGCGCGGTCGTGAGCCGGTGGCTGGACGCCGGGCTGGTCGTGTTCGGCAAGACCAACACGCCGGAGTTCGGCTCCAAGGGCATCACCGAACCCGAGGTGAACGGCCCGACGCGGAACCCCTGGGACCTGACCCGGACGCCCGGGGGATCCTCCGGCGGATCGGCGGCCGCTGTCGCGGCCGGCATCGTGCCCGTCGCGGGTGCCAACGACGGCGGCGGATCGATCCGCATCCCGGCCGCCTGCTGCGGGCTGTTCGGCCTCAAGCCCGGGCGCGGGGTCGTTCCGGCGGGCCCCAACGCCGCCGAGCACCTGCAGGGCGCCGCCACCGACGGCGTCGTCTCGCGCAGCGTGCGCGACTCCGCCGCGATGCTGGACGTGCTGACCGCGCAGCACGACCCGGGCGGCCCCTACCTGCACGCCCGCCCGGACCTTCCGTACGCCGAACTCGCCCGCAGGGCACCGGAGCGGCTCCGCATCGGCTTCAGCACCCGCTCACCCGTCGGTACGGTCGTACACCCCGATGCCGTCGCCGCCGTCGAGGACGCCGCCCGCCTGCTGGCCCACCTCGGCCACGAGGTCGAGCCCGCCGAGCCCGACATCGACCAGCGCAGGCTCGCCTTCGACTTCCTGGACATGTGGTGCACCCAGGTCGCGCACACCATGGACGAGATCCGCAAGCTGCCCGGTGTGCGCCCGGGCGACTTCGAGCTCGACACCCACCTGCTGGCAGCCGCCGGCCGGGCGATGAAGGCGCCGCACTACTACGCGGCCCACGAGCGCTGGAACACGTACAGCCGTCAGCTCGCTTCCTACCACAGCCGTTACGACCTCCTGCTCACCCCGACGATCGCCCGGCCCGCCGTGCGGATCGGTGAACTGGACACCCCCCGCCCGGTGCAGGCCGTGGCTCGCGTCCTCAAGAGGCTCGGGCTGCTGGGCGCGCTGGCCGGAACGAAGGCATGGGAGCAGGCGGTCATCGCGAACCTCGCCGCCACCCCCTACACCCAACTCGCCAACATCACAGGCCGCCCGGCGATGAGCGTCCCCACGTACCGCACCTCTGACGGCCTGCCCCTGGGCGTCCAGTTCGTCGGCCCTCTCGGCGGGGAGGCCACCCTCCTCGCCCTCGCGGCCCAGATCGAGGCCGACCGCCCCTGGGCCCACCTCGAACCCGCCGTCTGA
- the hpf gene encoding ribosome hibernation-promoting factor, HPF/YfiA family — protein MDYTLSGDNVEITDALRAFVGEKLAGLNTRGTETTSARVLLKINGSEQTATGTLEVDGQDLTAITAAASDMHTAIDRLADKLSAQLRRHTQRQHGRPK, from the coding sequence ATGGACTACACGCTCAGCGGAGACAACGTCGAGATCACCGACGCGCTGCGCGCATTCGTCGGCGAGAAGCTGGCCGGGCTCAATACACGGGGCACCGAGACCACCAGCGCTCGCGTGCTCCTGAAGATCAACGGCTCGGAGCAGACCGCCACGGGCACCCTTGAGGTGGATGGCCAGGACCTCACCGCCATCACCGCAGCGGCCTCCGACATGCACACGGCCATCGACAGGCTCGCCGACAAGCTCTCCGCCCAGCTCAGGAGGCACACGCAGAGGCAGCACGGCCGCCCCAAGTAG
- a CDS encoding YciI family protein produces the protein MKYMIQMNVPAAEWDAIMSSYSQDDMQAMFAHMNALNDDLTSAGEWVDGQGLGGPSLVKTVRAGSDGQPQVTDGPAQAGHILAGYWVVDVKSESRALEIAARASACPGPGGKPGSDPVEVHPIPADPTGA, from the coding sequence ATGAAGTACATGATCCAGATGAACGTGCCTGCCGCTGAATGGGACGCGATCATGTCGTCGTACTCCCAGGACGACATGCAGGCCATGTTCGCCCACATGAATGCCCTCAACGACGACCTCACTTCCGCCGGGGAGTGGGTGGATGGGCAGGGCCTCGGCGGCCCCTCGCTGGTCAAGACGGTGCGGGCCGGAAGCGACGGACAGCCGCAGGTCACTGACGGGCCGGCCCAGGCGGGACACATCCTGGCCGGGTACTGGGTGGTCGACGTCAAGAGTGAGAGCCGTGCCCTGGAGATCGCCGCCCGGGCGTCGGCGTGCCCCGGACCGGGTGGGAAGCCCGGCAGCGATCCGGTCGAAGTGCACCCGATCCCCGCGGACCCGACGGGAGCCTGA